In Paroedura picta isolate Pp20150507F chromosome 6, Ppicta_v3.0, whole genome shotgun sequence, one genomic interval encodes:
- the LOC143839553 gene encoding uncharacterized protein LOC143839553 isoform X2, with the protein MAHAAPQPSAASSRSDRPLAGWFRVEAVNSDAARREEALEASPARDGAQRARRAAREEEARPSRPTRTSLAVGNRALNHITLRTFCSYLLWEYWWCTNPRTAL; encoded by the exons ATGGCGCACGCAGCCCCTCAGCCGTCCGCCGCCTCCAGCAGAAGCGACCGGCCTCTCGCCGGCTGGTTCCGGGTTGAGGCAGTGAACTCTGACGCGGCCCGGCGGGAGGAGGCGCTTGAGGCCTCCCCGGCCCGCGATGGCGCCCAGCGGGCGAGGAGAGCCGCGCGGGAGGAGGAGGCGCGGCCTTCGCGGCCCACGAGGACGTCTCTAGCGGTCGGCAACAGGGCACTGAATCATATAACTCT GAGGACATTCTGCTCCTATCTTCTCTGGGAATACTGGTGGTGCACAAATCCAAG gactgcactgtga
- the LOC143839553 gene encoding uncharacterized protein LOC143839553 isoform X1, with amino-acid sequence MAHAAPQPSAASSRSDRPLAGWFRVEAVNSDAARREEALEASPARDGAQRARRAAREEEARPSRPTRTSLAVGNRALNHITLRTFCSYLLWEYWWCTNPRRLTGPRLPSFKTTS; translated from the exons ATGGCGCACGCAGCCCCTCAGCCGTCCGCCGCCTCCAGCAGAAGCGACCGGCCTCTCGCCGGCTGGTTCCGGGTTGAGGCAGTGAACTCTGACGCGGCCCGGCGGGAGGAGGCGCTTGAGGCCTCCCCGGCCCGCGATGGCGCCCAGCGGGCGAGGAGAGCCGCGCGGGAGGAGGAGGCGCGGCCTTCGCGGCCCACGAGGACGTCTCTAGCGGTCGGCAACAGGGCACTGAATCATATAACTCT GAGGACATTCTGCTCCTATCTTCTCTGGGAATACTGGTGGTGCACAAATCCAAG GCGACTTACAGGACCAAGGCTGCCATCTTTCAAGACAACTTCATAG
- the LOC143839551 gene encoding uncharacterized protein LOC143839551 isoform X2, which produces MPDICVLHGCATKVSTEEIQKQNSCIEGFPGMPGSPGHNGLPGRDGRDGMKGEKGDPGEVGHPGKPGKDGASGEKGEPGADGTVEEKGNKGDKGERGWPGKFGPKGIPGPVGDKGQKGELGLQGRKGIKGDVGPIGPQGLKGEIGFQGEIGPRGPIGPLGPLGPKGEIGGPGPKGSKGIQGEKGWKGDRGDKGDLGETPIIPRSAFSVGLTIATKLPPCNIPIRFDKVIYNGLNHYDTTTGKFTCVVAGVYYFTYHITVYSRNVRVALIKNGIKVLHTVDRYQGVEDQASGGTILELQQGDQVWLQAHGGETFNGLYADPDDDTTFTGFLLFSTTSTEMPEPIPLFST; this is translated from the exons ATGCCTGACATCTGTGTCCTGCATGGATGTgctacaaaag TCAGTACAGAAGAAATCCAGAAACAGAACAGCTGCATTGAAGGGTTTCCAGGAATGCCTGGAAGCCCTGGACACAATGGCTTACCCGGACGAGATGGGCGAGATGGGatgaaaggagaaaaaggagaccCAG GTGAGGTAGGACACCCAGGGAAACCAGGCAAAGATGGAGCAAGTGGAGAAAAGGGAGAACCAG GAGCTGACGGGACAGTTGAAGAGAAAGGGAACAAAGGAGACAAAGGGGAAAGAGGCTGGCCTGGGAAATTTGGACCCAAAGGAATTCCTGGACCTGTGGGTGACAAAGGTCAAAAGGGTGAGCTAGGATTACAAGGACGAAAGGGGATAAAAGGTGATGTTGGTCCCATCGGCCCTCAAGGACTTAAAGGTGAAATTGGATTCCAAGGAGAAATAGGTCCGAGGGGCCCCATTGGACCCTTGGGCCCTCTCGGTCCTAAGGGAGAAATTGGAGGCCCAGGACCAAAAGGCAGTAAAGGAATTCAAGGTGAAAAGGGCTGGAAAGGGGACAGGGGAGACAAGGGGGACCTTGGTGAAACCCCCATCATCCCAAGAAGTGCCTTCAGTGTTGGTCTCACGATTGCCACCAAACTCCCCCCTTGCAACATTCCCATCAGATTTGACAAGGTGATTTATAATGGCTTGAATCATTATGACACCACCACCGGGAAATTTACCTGCGTGGTCGCTGGTGTCTATTATTTCACCTACCACATCACTGTGTATTCAAGGAATGTTAGAGTCGCTCTGATTAAAAACGGAATCAAGGTGCTCCACACTGTAGACAGATACCAGGGGGTCGAAGACCAAGCCTCTGGAGGAACCATCTTGGAGCTGCAGCAAGGCGATCAGGTGTGGCTGCAAGCCCACGGAGGGGAGACTTTCAACGGGTTGTATGCAGACCCAGACGATGATACAACTTTCACTGGCTTCCTTTTGTTTAGTACTACTTCTACGGAGATGCCGGAACCTATTCCACTCTTTAGCACATGA
- the LOC143839551 gene encoding uncharacterized protein LOC143839551 isoform X1, producing MDVLQKPELVRMKLCLVLLVVAVSTEEIQKQNSCIEGFPGMPGSPGHNGLPGRDGRDGMKGEKGDPGEVGHPGKPGKDGASGEKGEPGADGTVEEKGNKGDKGERGWPGKFGPKGIPGPVGDKGQKGELGLQGRKGIKGDVGPIGPQGLKGEIGFQGEIGPRGPIGPLGPLGPKGEIGGPGPKGSKGIQGEKGWKGDRGDKGDLGETPIIPRSAFSVGLTIATKLPPCNIPIRFDKVIYNGLNHYDTTTGKFTCVVAGVYYFTYHITVYSRNVRVALIKNGIKVLHTVDRYQGVEDQASGGTILELQQGDQVWLQAHGGETFNGLYADPDDDTTFTGFLLFSTTSTEMPEPIPLFST from the exons ATGGATGTgctacaaaag CCGGAGTTAGTTAGGATGAAACTGTGTCTTGTTTTGCTGGTTGTCGCAGTCAGTACAGAAGAAATCCAGAAACAGAACAGCTGCATTGAAGGGTTTCCAGGAATGCCTGGAAGCCCTGGACACAATGGCTTACCCGGACGAGATGGGCGAGATGGGatgaaaggagaaaaaggagaccCAG GTGAGGTAGGACACCCAGGGAAACCAGGCAAAGATGGAGCAAGTGGAGAAAAGGGAGAACCAG GAGCTGACGGGACAGTTGAAGAGAAAGGGAACAAAGGAGACAAAGGGGAAAGAGGCTGGCCTGGGAAATTTGGACCCAAAGGAATTCCTGGACCTGTGGGTGACAAAGGTCAAAAGGGTGAGCTAGGATTACAAGGACGAAAGGGGATAAAAGGTGATGTTGGTCCCATCGGCCCTCAAGGACTTAAAGGTGAAATTGGATTCCAAGGAGAAATAGGTCCGAGGGGCCCCATTGGACCCTTGGGCCCTCTCGGTCCTAAGGGAGAAATTGGAGGCCCAGGACCAAAAGGCAGTAAAGGAATTCAAGGTGAAAAGGGCTGGAAAGGGGACAGGGGAGACAAGGGGGACCTTGGTGAAACCCCCATCATCCCAAGAAGTGCCTTCAGTGTTGGTCTCACGATTGCCACCAAACTCCCCCCTTGCAACATTCCCATCAGATTTGACAAGGTGATTTATAATGGCTTGAATCATTATGACACCACCACCGGGAAATTTACCTGCGTGGTCGCTGGTGTCTATTATTTCACCTACCACATCACTGTGTATTCAAGGAATGTTAGAGTCGCTCTGATTAAAAACGGAATCAAGGTGCTCCACACTGTAGACAGATACCAGGGGGTCGAAGACCAAGCCTCTGGAGGAACCATCTTGGAGCTGCAGCAAGGCGATCAGGTGTGGCTGCAAGCCCACGGAGGGGAGACTTTCAACGGGTTGTATGCAGACCCAGACGATGATACAACTTTCACTGGCTTCCTTTTGTTTAGTACTACTTCTACGGAGATGCCGGAACCTATTCCACTCTTTAGCACATGA